Proteins encoded within one genomic window of Haematobia irritans isolate KBUSLIRL chromosome 5, ASM5000362v1, whole genome shotgun sequence:
- the LOC142241701 gene encoding uncharacterized protein LOC142241701 — MLDDKEMIEVNLSSSDLSKIAGEMNSSSKLLHEVACLSKSFSINDLKDRTFLAKRITSHPKYATIGGIKGNGSDEDVDKKQIDSPNISCLRQMYCPDCHQRLDTDSVRFETLLSCCLPLFPIKSMYQCCLRRSIGRKVICNKCGSNLGYWKRS; from the exons ATGCTAGACGACAAAGAAATGATCGAAGTTAATTTAAGTTCCTCCGATTTGTCGAAGATAGCTGGTGAAATGAATTCTTCGTCGAAACTCTTACATGAAGTTGCCTGTCTTAGTAAATCCTTTAGCATCAATGATCTCAAAGATCGTACCTTCTTAGCGAAGCGAATTACATCTCATCCAAAATATGCCACAATTGGAGGTATCAAAGGTAATGGCAGTGATGAAGATGTCGATAAAAAACAAATCGATAGTCCAAATATCAGTTGTCTACGTCAAATGTATTGTCCCGATTGCCATCAACGTTTGGATACAGATAGTGTTCGATTTGAAACATTATTATCGTG TTGTCTACCATTGTTTCCCATTAAATCCATGTACCAATGCTGTCTTCGGCGATCAATAGGCCGAAAGGTCATTTGTAATAAGTGTGGCAGTAATTTGGGTTATTGGAAGCGATCGTAA
- the LOC142240484 gene encoding uncharacterized protein LOC142240484, whose amino-acid sequence MRQEFLLHKYQSKIPIEQESMTAMSLDSPRTPDSHTTQTPLIYGQNRMGPSSKPQGQDTPYVRFYSVGPKTNAIICPLCKEKTETVNVNYTNLIDGLNCLMSCLSCCFPIFALSCIYTMCCRGSSSSQRKYCRKCGGYLGLYSRPK is encoded by the exons ATGCGACAAGAATTCCTCTTGCACAAATACCAATCTAAGATACCAATTGAACAAGAATCTATGACCGCTATGTCTTTGGATTCACCGCGTACCCCAGATTCACATACGACACAAACGCCCCTTATCTATGGCCAAAATAGAATGGGGCCATCTTCTAAACCCCAAGGTCAGGACACACCCTATGTGAGATTCTATTCGGTTGGCCCAAAAACAAATGCCATCATTTGTCCCCTTTGCAAGGAGAAAACGGAAACAGTTAATGTGAACTACACGAACTTAATCGATGGCTTGAATTGTCTGATGTCTTGCCTATCTTG cTGTTTCCCCATATTTGCTCTTTCGTGCATCTACACAATGTGTTGCCGGGGTTCATCTTCAAGTCAACGAAAATACTGTAGGAAATGTGGTGGCTACTTGGGCTTGTATTCTAGACCTAAATGA